From the genome of Impatiens glandulifera chromosome 9, dImpGla2.1, whole genome shotgun sequence, one region includes:
- the LOC124914458 gene encoding L-ascorbate peroxidase, cytosolic → MGKSYPTVGEDYKKAVDKAKRKLRGLIAEKSCAPLMLRIAWHSAGTYDVQSKTGGPFGTMKHSAELAHGANNGLDIAVRLLEPIKEQFPIISYGDFYQLAGVVAVEVTGGPDVPFHPGREDKPEPPVEGRLPDATKGTDHLRDVFVKQMGLTDQDIVALSGGHTLGRCHKERSGFEGAWTSNPLIFDNSYFKELLSGEKEGLLQLPTDKVLLDDPVFRPLVEKYAADEDAFFADYAESHQKLSELGFAEA, encoded by the exons ATGGGAAAGAGCTACCCTACCGTCGGTGAGGACTACAAGAAGGCCGTAGACAAGGCCAAGAGGAAGCTGAGAGGACTCATCGCTGAGAAGAGCTGCGCGCCTCTCATGCTCCGTATAGC ATGGCATTCTGCTGGAACTTATGATGTTCAATCTAAGACTGGAGGACCATTCGGAACAATGAAGCACAGTGCTGAGCTAGCTCACGGTGCTAACAATGGCCTAGATATCGCTGTTAGGTTGTTGGAGCCAATTAAGGAACAATTCCCGATTATCTCTTATGGAGACTTCTATCag TTGGCCGGAGTTGTTGCCGTTGAAGTTACTGGTGGACCAGATGTTCCATTCCACCCTGGAAGGGAG GACAAGCCTGAACCACCAGTTGAAGGTCGTTTGCCCGATGCCACTAAGG GAACTGACCATTTGAGAGATGTGTTCGTCAAACAAATGGGTCTCACTGACCAGGATATTGTTGCTCTCTCTGGTGGTCACACTTTG GGTAGGTGCCACAAAGAACGTTCAGGTTTTGAGGGTGCATGGACTTCAAATCCTCTTATCTTTGACAACTCTTACTTCAa GGAACTATTGAGTGGAGAGAAGGAAGGTCTCCTGCAGCTGCCAACTGACAAGGTTCTCCTTGATGACCCAGTTTTCCGCCCCTTGGTTGAGAAATATGCTGCG GATGAAGATGCTTTCTTTGCTGACTATGCTGAATCTCACCAGAAGCTGTCTGAGTTGGG CTTTGCTGAAGCTTAA
- the LOC124914586 gene encoding mitogen-activated protein kinase 3, protein MADVNSAGRVPDFPTEVTHGGKFINYNIFGNNFEVTAKYRPPIMPIGRGAYGIVCSVLNTELNEMVAVKKIANAFDNYMDAKRTLREIKLLSHLDHENVTAIKDVIPPPLRREFTDVYIATELMDTDLHQIIRSNQGLSEEHCQYFLYQILRGLKYIHSANIIHRDLKPSNLLVNSNCDLKICDFGLARPTSENEFMTEYVVTRWYRAPELLLNSSDYTAAIDVWSVGCIYLELMNRKPLFPGKDHVHQLRLLTEVLGTPSESDLRSVRNEDAKRYIRQLPNYPRQQLKTIFPHVHPLALDLVDRMLTFDPTTRITVEEALAHPYLERLHDIADEPVCLKPFSFDFEHQPLSEEDIKDMIYQEALARNPEYA, encoded by the exons ATGGCGGATGTTAACTCGGCCGGACGCGTTCCTGATTTTCCGACGGAGGTTACTCACGGTGGAAAGTTCATCAACTACAACATCTTCGGCAATAACTTCGAGGTAACCGCCAAGTACAGGCCACCGATCATGCCGATTGGTCGTGGAGCCTACGGTATAGTCTG CTCGGTGTTGAATACGGAGCTAAATGAGATGGTTGCTGTGAAGAAGATTGCAAATGCTTTCGATAACTATATGGATGCGAAGCGAACTCTTCGGGAGATCAAACTCCTCAGCCATCTGGATCATGAGAAC gTAACCGCCATAAAAGATGTTATTCCTCCACCACTGAGGAGAGAGTTTACTGATGTGTATATTGCTACTGAACTAATGGACACAGATCTTCATCAAATTATTAGATCTAACCAAGGCTTATCGGAGGAGCACTGCCAG TATTTCTTGTACCAAATTCTTAGAGGACTGAAATACATACATTCGGCAAATATCATCCACAGAGATCTGAAACCTAGTAACCTGTTGGTGAATTCGAATTGTGATTTGAAGATATGTGATTTTGGTCTGGCCCGTCCAACATCAGAGAATGAATTTATGACTGAGTATGTAGTTACAAGATGGTACAGGGCTCCCGAGTTGTTGTTGAATTCTTCAGATTACACTGCAGCAATAGATGTGTGGTCAGTTGGTTGTATCTACCTTGAACTTATGAACAGAAAGCCTCTATTTCCAGGGAAAGATCACGTTCATCAGCTCCGTTTATTAACAGag GTTCTTGGCACACCTAGCGAGTCTGATCTTAGGTCTGTGAGGAATGAAGATGCAAAAAGATATATCCGGCAGCTTCCTAACTATCCTCGTCAACAATTAAAGACGATTTTCCCACATGTCCATCCATTAGCTCTTGATCTAGTGGACAGAATGCTCACATTTGATCCCACTACAAGAATCACAG TTGAAGAAGCTTTGGCTCATCCATACCTGGAAAGATTACACGACATAGCGGATGAACCGGTGTGCCTAAAGCCTTTCTCATTCGACTTCGAGCATCAACCCTTGTCAGAAGAGGATATAAAGGATATGATTTACCAGGAAGCTTTGGCCCGCAACCCAGAGTATGCATGA
- the LOC124915320 gene encoding NEDD8-specific protease 1 has product MGRSTDNIILSHNDAILRQSDLDILSGPEFLNDRIIEFYFSYLSSFHHHPSEEVLLVSPSISFWILNCPDKDSLGDFLAPLKLADKKLVIFPVNNNDDVTVAEGGSHWSVLIFHRNARVFVHHDSYGGFNNVHARNLHSNVYSHMGISSKYLVAETPQQMNGYDCGIYVCAITRTVIEWFYSNVIPVKLTDLWLYVVSEQVTPSVTSNMRKEILELVQCLMFEKKQEE; this is encoded by the coding sequence ATGGGGAGATCCACGGATAACATCATCCTCAGCCATAACGATGCTATACTCAGACAGTCAGATCTGGATATTCTGAGTGGTCCCGAGTTCCTCAATGATCGTATCATAGAGTTCTATTTCAGCTATCTTTCGAGTTTTCATCATCATCCTTCTGAAGAAGTGTTACTTGTGTCACCTTCAATTTCATTCTGGATATTAAATTGTCCAGACAAAGACAGTCTAGGTGATTTCCTAGCGCCCCTTAAACTTGCTGATAAAAAGTTGGTAATATTTCCTGTTAACAACAATGATGATGTGACGGTAGCAGAAGGAGGGAGCCACTGGAGTGTGTTGATATTTCATAGGAATGCTAGAGTGTTTGTGCACCATGATAGTTATGGAGGGTTTAACAATGTACATGCCAGGAATCTCCATAGTAATGTTTATTCACATATGGGTATTTCTAGTAAATATCTGGTAGCCGAAACCCCTCAACAAATGAACGGTTATGATTGCGGCATATATGTTTGTGCCATAACAAGAACCGTTATCGAGTGGTTTTACAGCAATGTCATCCCCGTGAAGCTAACTGATCTATGGTTATATGTGGTGAGCGAACAAGTCACTCCTTCGGTTACTTCCAATATGAGAAAGGAAATATTGGAGCTGGTTCAATGTTTAATGTTTGAGAAGAAGCAAGAAGAATGA
- the LOC124916297 gene encoding protein FAR-RED IMPAIRED RESPONSE 1-like encodes MENTTEVVTVKDDTNEKNIYNQNLEDQNLNINEVQTPKVGMIYSSEEDVRNYYIDYGKHVGFAIAKKSSKNGDDGKTRYFSLACARNGKTISTAKNCFYPRPSTKTDCKAKINVTVREDGWCIISRVYLDHNHTLCPGKVQHFRCKKVLTSDSKGKSELIDPADAIVSSRSHLSSSEANPPSVEKDFVRIGKSRIGDVEALFSYFSRVQSRNANFYYTVDVNEDCRIKNIFWADARCRTAYESFGDVVTFDTSYLTNGYEVPLVVFSGVNHHGQSILFGCGLISNDDTDTFIWLFKSWLICMSGRSPKSLIIDERKTIRAAVIEVFPNSHYRLCLWNIMKMALMKLGNLVEYEAIKNCLKNAVYDSLKPNEFEESWLRFVMEHKLEGNEWLQSLYADRHLWVPAFVKEYFWGGSEKAMNSFFDGYVHSKTTLRQFVEQYDIALKSKIEKEDNSDFASFGTTIPLITNLSIEKQFQQAYTNDLFKLFQEELRGLIYCNASMVKSEDSVTLYEVTESKLENDGSSWKEINEIPSHYILKRWRKDIKRGYTFVKNNEERGQCNLGLWPLLCEVLELGSVSDGCHELVVSLLGEVKQKLLDCDALQAAASNHDLKQNT; translated from the exons ATGGAAAATACTACAGAAGTTGTGACAGTCAAGGATGACACCAATGAGAAAAACATATATAACCAGAATTTGGAGGATCAAAACCTTAACATCAATGAGGTTCAGACACCGAAGGTGGGGATGATTTATTCATCCGAAGAAGATGTTCGTAACTATTATATAGATTATGGTAAACATGTGGGCTTTGCTATAGCAAAAAAGAGCTCGAAAAACGGTGATGATGGAAAGACAAGGTACTTTTCATTAGCTTGTGCAAGAAATGGGAAGACAATAAGCACAGCTAAAAATTGTTTCTATCCAAGGCCTTCTACAAAGACAGATTGTAAAGCTAAGATCAATGTCACTGTTAGAGAAGACGGTTGGTGCATTATCAGCCGTGTCTATCTTGATCATAATCATACACTTTGTCCTGGAAAAGTGCAACATTTTAGATGCAAAAAAGTGCTCACTTCAGATTCTAAAGGAAAATCAGAGTTGATTGATCCGGCCGATGCAATAGTAAGTAGTAGAAGTCATCTTTCCTCTTCTGAAGCGAATCCACCGTCTGTAGAAAAGGATTTCGTCAGAATTGGAAAGTCGAGAATTGGAGATGTGGAGGCTctatttagttatttttctcGTGTGCAGAGTAGGAATGCGAATTTTTACTATACTGTCGATGTTAACGAAGATTGTCgcattaaaaatatcttttggGCCGATGCAAGATGCAGGACTGCGTACGAGTCTTTTGGAGATGTCGTGACATTCGATACTTCCTATTTAACAAATGGATACGAGGTTCCTTTAGTTGTATTTTCTGGGGTGAATCATCACGGACAGTCTATACTGTTTGGCTGTGGATTAATATCTAATGACGATACAGATACATTTATTTGGTTGTTCAAGTCTTGGTTAATCTGCATGTCTGGGAGATCTCCCAAATCCTTAATTATAGACGAGCGAAAAACCATTCGAGCAGCAGTCATCGAGGTATTCCCGAATTCCCATTATCGGTTATGTCTTTGGAATATAATGAAGATGGCTTTGATGAAGCTCGGAAATCTTGTTGAGTATGAGGCAATCAAAAATTGTTTAAAGAATGCTGTTTATGATTCTCTCAAGCCTAACGAATTCGAAGAAAGTTGGCTGAGATTCGTAATGGAACATAAACTCGAGGGTAATGAGTGGTTGCAGTCTTTATATGCAGATCGACATTTATGGGTTCCAGCATTTGTTAAGGAATATTTTTGGGGCGGAAGTGAAAAGGCGATGAATTCGTTTTTTGATGGATACGTCCACTCTAAAACGACACTGCGACAGTTTGTCGAGCAATATGATATTGCTTTGAAAAGCAAGATTGAGAAGGAGGATAATTCGGATTTTGCTTCGTTTGGTACCACGATCCCGCTGATAACAAATCTTTCGATCGAGAAGCAATTTCAGCAAGCTTATACGAACGACTTGTTTAAGCTATTCCAAGAGGAGCTGAGAGGATTAATCTACTGCAATGCCTCGATGGTGAAGAGTGAAGATTCGGTAACTCTATATGAAGTGACTGAAAGTAAGTTAGAAAATGATGGATCCTCGTGGAAAGA AATAAATGAGATTCCGTCTCATTATATCTTAAAGCGGTGGAGAAAAGATATTAAGCGGGGCTATACATTTGTGAAGAATAATGAAGAAAGGGGACAATGCAACTTGGGATTATGGCCATTATTGTGTGAAGTACTGGAACTTGGAAGTGTATCAGATGGTTGTCATGAACTTGTGGTTTCGTTATTAGGAGAAGTGAAACAGAAGCTTCTTGATTGCGATGCTTTACAAGCTGCTGCTTCTAATCACGATTTGAAACAAAATAC GTAA